Part of the Zerene cesonia ecotype Mississippi chromosome 3, Zerene_cesonia_1.1, whole genome shotgun sequence genome is shown below.
TAGCAATAACTCAATGTTGAACATTTTTTGTAGCTCACTCCTTTTAAAATCTGGAGCAATTATAAATGGACATAGATAAAATGATAACTCTTTTAAATTAGGTGCACTAGTTTTTATGGCGTTTGCAACTTGCATTGTCACATGCAAACATCGTGATAGACTTAAATATGTCaagtattgaaatttattatttgagaaGTATGCTAACAAGGCATTTGTTGAAAAATACCCATGtctcaattttaatgaatgcaagttttttaatctatacaaaTGATGTAAGCTGGAGTCAAACAGAGTTTTACATGTCATAATATGAAGGACCTGTAGTACCTTGCAGTTTGATATTGAACACACTATGTCATCATTTAATGTATCTCCATATATGTGTAAAGCTCTCAGAGTTGACTGCTTGGTTCTTAACAATGATTCTAAAAAGTCTGCtggtatatttttcattttctccATATTAATGCTAACTAAATTCACACACAATAGCATACTATACAAGCTACTGTGAGTCAATGCaaagtttgataaaattaatgtttctaAATACTTTAGTTTCTCAAATGGTAAATGATATACAAAATTACCATTAGCATTTTCTGGATTTTGTACTATTAGAGAGTTTCTGAAACTCAAGAATTTCAAATGAGGCCAATAGCCAAGATCATCAAATATACAACTATCAACTTGAGATATACTTATTTCTAAATGAGTTAAGTTAGGGCAGTAACTGATTAAGGAAGCTCTAACTTGGGAATACAATTTGAAATACTGcagttttacatttttcaagtATTTAGCTACAAAAGGTACAATGTTGTCACTAATTCTAACATAGTTCTTCATACATACAATAAGTCTAGTGTTATCCCAGATGCATGGTGTTAAACAGAGTTGCTGCCACCTCACACAAACTTTTGATACGGCTAGCAGTGATTCAAAATCGatcatagaaaatatataaatgagtaACTCATTAGGCAGATCATTTATAGTGAGGGTGTGATGATATGACTGTATATCAGTCATTTCAAGGTGCACCatcctttattatttcagttcCCACCTTGGTAGTCCTGTCAACGAGACCGATAAGAAATCAGTTTTCAAacgaacaaaacaatacaaactgCCACTTATTGATTGCACATGTGTAATAGATGGatagaaaatacaaataacaagaCGCATACCTTGGGATTACCTTGCTTCCTATTCgagaaaattttagtttttgcctgaataaaatcataattttaccAACTGATTTTTACTGTTCAACTATTTACGCCCGTTTCACATGGTTAATTTACtggtatttgtaataaaatgcatCATTTTTACCAACAAAACGACACATTAGGAAGATCTATTCtatggaatattaaaaataactttcatcGTTGACTTTGATCATTTGATGCTATTTTGGTTAGACGTTTACCCATGTTGACATTGACAGGTGTCAAATTATTTAGTAGATATTGAACGCATCGGTTATAATAAAGATTCGCCTTCACAAACAGATTTCGTCCACATTTTCCATCTTAACAAAAAAAGCTATCAATAGGTTGTAAATGTTGATAAggttaaactataaattatgaatgatatgaaaaaaaagtttttatcctaaaaattaatatgactAATGAGAGACACAACTAACTCACTTTTGTGGTTTTCTGGATAATTATTATGCAGGttactttttagttttcaagtattttttcgctaattttaaattgtttcaagGAGATCACAAAAACTTGAATTATGTATACCAATATAAAAACGTTCGCGTTGTGGCAATCTTTTTTACCACAACGCATTGCGAGCCGTATCATTAAAGCCACAACATAAATTCAATCATGCAGGATGATCCGGTCTgcatattcaaaaatttagtttttcaaATTTGCTTTGAATTCgagttcatttatttttatacatttagattttatctatttatttattaaaacatcaaatGTCATTACAAGGATCATTGGTAGATCCCAATACGATATTGACTTAATCTAATTATGTACAaactaatactaaaaaaaattacgatacGATGTTGACATCAATTGATTAGGTATTGCAGAAATGTGTATagtctataatttaaaataagttgaaAATCCATCGAAAATCCATTTGTATAATACACACTATAAATTTCAAGTGTCCAAGATTCCAAGTCCAAATaagaagatatttaaattttatccttatttatgttttacctTTTCTTTTGGATATCTTCAAATAAACAGTCGTcaataaacaatgtatttaatgaaaacagaATGAAACTTAGATATTACTCTTATGTAGTTACTAGCAATATGTGTTCTtagtagataaaaatattggtataatatttagcttcttacttttttaattatgtaactaACTTTTCgtccgcagcttcgcccgtgtatgcaaaggaaataaaaattcgGGACAGAAAACTGTCTTACGTCCTTACTAGTCTCGTATTGTCTctgtaccgaatttcatccAATCCTGGGTGGATTGGATgaaattagaattaattattaaataggcGTAAAAAAGAGACAGACGGTGTTAGGTTGCTGTAcgtactttcacatttataaaattttcgtagGGATTTTCAGGTTTAATAAGggattaattaaaacgtttttcttttaaaatgatataatttaataatattaacattattatatatttgcaaaatttgGCGGCACACAAAAGTGCCGCGGAACAGTGGTTGAGAATCACTGATTTATCGTGTGTTTTCTATAGCTATGTCAGTTAGATgcttataaagtatataaaaataatagttaaaaaatagtaggtaattcaataaataacattttatagtttttagacCTTTATTtagcatgtatttttttattaaagatacatatagatattttataccaGGAGAATCCATATCTAACTAAGAACACTGTATGACCTACAAACAACTTTATGATATacgttatacaaaaatatctatagATGTTGTTATGGATTActtaaatgcaaaattaaaacaaataaattgccccttatattataaaaaaacctaaaaaacaGAACTGTAAGATGTTGCTAATGATGAGATTTTACCACTAACCGGCGAACTTACtgaactataattaaaaactgagTACATTTTACCTTActgtatattttgaatttcctTAACTATATTCGAAACCAGAAACGCACCTCTTCATGTAACCTAAGCAAAGATGACTGCAACAATCCTCATGATTATTgcactgaaaaaaaaaatgcacaatatccaatttaaaacgaaatccAGGCTTTGAATAGCTATATAATTCACGTGAAAGTTCGTGAGGAAAGTTTAAGAgcagaataatattaaatgttgtattcaactttattattctaaataaatacagagaTATTCATTCtagctaatttatttaattaaacacatagCACAATGGCATTGTTTTGCAGGTATTACAGGatctttatttttgaaatcagtttaTCCTTGAGCATTTAATATTACGCACATTAAATCAAAGAaccttcaaatttatttattcgatagAAAACTTAATAAGTTGTTATGCTTAGTAAAAACCTCACAATTTCCGTCTCATTAGCTTACTAAGTATAAGGCAAAGTAACAGAAAcgataaaaaaacttacaaattcTCCAATTTGGGCGCACCTAAAACTTGGGAGtacattgaaaacaaatatttcaggACGTCTCATCATGCTATCATcatcgtttttattattgacttCTAGTTCATTTGTCTCTaaaccatcatcatcatgtgGAACATTTACAAGCCGTCCATTAACGCATCCAATGGCAAAAATGCAGCtcaacaacaaacaaatagcACGTGGTgtcattgtaaataatactaaacaaGTAATAATGTTGGAAACTCcttgatttatattaaagggGCTAGGTTAAGTATAGGTCTGCTTTGTATTACTGAAGGTTCCGCGCGTATGAAATACCTACTACCTACATGAACAtttattctgttattttaaGGAAGTTTTAGGATAAAATGAGAGCCAAAATATGAAGATGCTCTAAGTATATCGTATGTTTATTCACGAGACAAgccgaaattaaaataaaaagtgtaaaaatGAGAGTAAGAGGGATGACATTGCATATACTTACatccatatttttaatttcacaaaGTTGCTGTCAACTTGGTGACgctattgaatatataatttttgctattaaaataaatgcagaactctaataaacacaattatgTGGTGACGTAAGCTGTCGAATGCTACACAAATAccatcaatatattatatgtatatttgaatgtaGGTAAACCAGCACTTGgaagaataataaaacaattttcctTACAGACCGATTGCAGGCAGACCAACAATAAATCTTGCACACATACACAGAAATgcgtaaaatatacatatatgcacCTATGATAATACAGATAAACTGCAGatttcacaattaaattatttgaagacttttatgatatataatctattttatttaatattaaaaatatttggtttatattacattggaataagaaaaaaaacaagcggtaaaaaacaatatttattaacatcgCGTTACTTGTTGATTCACTTGATTGAGCACACTAACAAAGTGAAAGGAAACACACTTGTGGAAGTGTTTCTGAGGCAGTGTCTCGGAATGTCTGCAGATAACTGCACATATCTATTgttcaataaagtattatttggATAACAGAGGTATGTATTCAATTTTCACATCGATCAAATTATCACacttaatgaaaataaaaggtacattttgtagaaaatatcttaaaatgtttataaagaataagtatattcatcaataattatattttatactcgAAACCTATTTGTGCTGCTAAATCTATTTCAACaacttcaaacaaaaaaagggattctgtttttgtttaaaagtgGATGCTTGCCATGTGGCcccttttaaatttggtcttgtTCTGACagtttgaaggcggtttataatttcgttaaaaataattgcattatcGCTGTGtactaaaataaagtaattacacTGAATTGTCtgaacgttttatttaaattactaatgTTTTTTATCAACTTTATCAGTAGGAACACCGAACGCGGGTTCATTGCGGTATCATTTGCCTAATCGAACAAACCGTAATTATTCCAGGCATTTAATCAATATGGTGTTGAAACTATATGCTGTGTCTGATGGTCCACCATCGCTGTCAGTGCGACAGGCGCTAGCAGTGCTGGAAATACCATTTGAACTGATAGACACCAATTTTGGAGCCGGAGAGCATATGACAGAGGAATACGCaaaggtataataatttagtagtggatagatatttatgatattgagTATACGtatactgttatattatttctaaatatttataatcgtATAGAgcagaagagtttgttttttttaacgctCTACTATCAAAAACCAATTACATAAATGGACCTATTTAATATCCGGTAGATTCCATCGCTGCTGTTAGGAcaacgtaattaaaataacatatatctaCGTATCTCCTTGTTAAGCCTATGTTACgagtatttgaaattttaatcacaTAGCTATTAAATAGGGTCGTCCAAAACTCACAAATATTTCTTGTGTTCCGGTATTTTGAATCGTCTAAGAAATCCACTAAACCTGTTTCAGATGAACCCACAAAAAGAAATTCCTGTTCTAGACGATGATGGCTTCTACTTGAGCGAAAGTAACGCGATTTTACAATACCTGTGTGATAAATACAAACCTCAATCTGATTTGTACCCACAGGAACCGAAAGCAaggtacataatattgtaggtgtaattaaaaaatgtagaaaTAATTCTACCCAAAAAGTATTTGCTGTACCATAGGTAATAGGTACCAAAGAGACAATTCTTAATTTGGTTCGTAGCGAGAAAACATAGGAACAGATAATACAGACTATACTAAGCTTGGTGTTAGAATTCATATTTtagagtttatttatgttaacatAACTGTATTGTaccataataaatttcaagacAATGAacaaactttaacatttttaatttatcaacagGGCGATCGTAAACCATCGGTTATGTTTCAACTTGTCAACATACTACGCAAATATATCCGCATATACAGTGAGTCGATCCAAATTAATTacctaaaacaatataataatatagttattttaacgTATATAGATGTAACAATGATTTAATAGGTTAATGAATGCGATTCTGTTGTTGTTGTTCTGTTGTTTCATCATGACAAGGaatcaaatattatcatttacaaTTAACTTGCTGGATATGGCTTTTTCTCTCGATGTGctcttaaatgaaaaaatactttatcaaAGTACTGCAtagattgttttgttttcagaTGGCGCCAATATTTTTTGACTATCAGCGAACTGACTTAGGATTGAAGAAGGTTCACATTGCCCTTGACGTGTTTGAGACGTATTTACAACGATTGG
Proteins encoded:
- the LOC119837895 gene encoding F-box/LRR-repeat protein fbxl-1-like, producing the protein MVHLEMTDIQSYHHTLTINDLPNELLIYIFSMIDFESLLAVSKVCVRWQQLCLTPCIWDNTRLIVCMKNYVRISDNIVPFVAKYLKNVKLQYFKLYSQVRASLISYCPNLTHLEISISQVDSCIFDDLGYWPHLKFLSFRNSLIVQNPENANGNFVYHLPFEKLKYLETLILSNFALTHSSLYSMLLCVNLVSINMEKMKNIPADFLESLLRTKQSTLRALHIYGDTLNDDIVCSISNCKVLQVLHIMTCKTLFDSSLHHLYRLKNLHSLKLRHGYFSTNALLAYFSNNKFQYLTYLSLSRCLHVTMQVANAIKTSAPNLKELSFYLCPFIIAPDFKRSELQKMFNIELLLD
- the LOC119839518 gene encoding glutathione S-transferase 1-1 translates to MVLKLYAVSDGPPSLSVRQALAVLEIPFELIDTNFGAGEHMTEEYAKMNPQKEIPVLDDDGFYLSESNAILQYLCDKYKPQSDLYPQEPKARAIVNHRLCFNLSTYYANISAYTMAPIFFDYQRTDLGLKKVHIALDVFETYLQRLGTKYAAANHLTIADFQLFNSTMTLEAIDFDFSKYQKIHKWYNTFKQEYPVLWKISEGAMKEIQLFAANPPDLSNLNHPIHPIRKINK